Proteins co-encoded in one Arachis hypogaea cultivar Tifrunner chromosome 13, arahy.Tifrunner.gnm2.J5K5, whole genome shotgun sequence genomic window:
- the LOC112733277 gene encoding uncharacterized protein isoform X2 yields MGGNNRNRRFKNQRNHHPHSSRDHQLLLDDDAQSSSVQETVEVEEQQEQEMTKPKIKLAMWDFGQCDIKRCTGRKLSRLGMLKELRVSNGFGGIVLSPVGKQCVSREDSSLIKLKGLAVVDCSWARLDDVPFVRLRCTAPRLLPWLVAANPVNYGRPCQLSCVEALSAALIICGEDESADLLLDKFKWGHAFLSLNRELLKAYSKCQNSVDIIAVQNAWLSQESQIPRAPADTKVESEDKGSSDSEDGLPPLEKNMNHLNLVNSDEESE; encoded by the exons ATGGGGGGCAATAACAGAAACAGGAGATTCAAAAATCAACGCAACCATCACCCTCACTCGTCTCGAGACCATCAACTCTTACT AGACGATGATGCTCAGTCCTCTTCTGTTCAAG AAACAGTTGAGGTGGAGGAGCAGCAGGAGCAGGAGATGACGAAACCCAAAATAAAGCTTGCAATGTGG GATTTTGGGCAATGTGATATCAAAAGATGCACAGGTCGCAAGTTATCAAGACTGGGTATGTTAAAG GAGTTACGAGTTAGTAATGGATTTGGAGGCATTGTTTTAAG TCCTGTTGGAAAGCAATGTGTCTCAAGAGAAGATTCCTCTTTAATAAAGCTGAAAGGATTGGCTGTTGTGGATTGCTCTTGGGCACGCTTAGATGATGTGCCTTTTGTGAGGCTGCGGTGCACTGCTCCTCGCCTCT TGCCATGGCTTGTAGCAGCAAATCCAGTAAATTATGGTCGGCCATGTCAGCTATCATGTGTAGAGGCCTTATCTGCTGCTTTAATAATATG TGGGGAAGATGAATCAGCAGATCTGTTGCTTGACAAGTTCAAATGGGGCCATGCTTTTTTGTCCCTGAACCG GGAATTACTGAAGGCGTACTCCAAATGCCAAAATAGTGTTGATATTATTGCTGTTCAAAATGCTTGGCTGTCACAAGAGAGTCAGATTCCAAGGGCCCCTGCTGATACTAAAG TTGAGAGTGAGGATAAAGGCTCCTCTGATTCTGAAGATGGCCTTCCACCTCTTGAAAAAAATATGAACCATTTGAACTTGGTAAATAGTGATGAGGAAAGTGAGTAG
- the LOC112733277 gene encoding uncharacterized protein isoform X1, with protein sequence MGGNNRNRRFKNQRNHHPHSSRDHQLLLDDDAQSSSVQVAETVEVEEQQEQEMTKPKIKLAMWDFGQCDIKRCTGRKLSRLGMLKELRVSNGFGGIVLSPVGKQCVSREDSSLIKLKGLAVVDCSWARLDDVPFVRLRCTAPRLLPWLVAANPVNYGRPCQLSCVEALSAALIICGEDESADLLLDKFKWGHAFLSLNRELLKAYSKCQNSVDIIAVQNAWLSQESQIPRAPADTKVESEDKGSSDSEDGLPPLEKNMNHLNLVNSDEESE encoded by the exons ATGGGGGGCAATAACAGAAACAGGAGATTCAAAAATCAACGCAACCATCACCCTCACTCGTCTCGAGACCATCAACTCTTACT AGACGATGATGCTCAGTCCTCTTCTGTTCAAG TTGCAGAAACAGTTGAGGTGGAGGAGCAGCAGGAGCAGGAGATGACGAAACCCAAAATAAAGCTTGCAATGTGG GATTTTGGGCAATGTGATATCAAAAGATGCACAGGTCGCAAGTTATCAAGACTGGGTATGTTAAAG GAGTTACGAGTTAGTAATGGATTTGGAGGCATTGTTTTAAG TCCTGTTGGAAAGCAATGTGTCTCAAGAGAAGATTCCTCTTTAATAAAGCTGAAAGGATTGGCTGTTGTGGATTGCTCTTGGGCACGCTTAGATGATGTGCCTTTTGTGAGGCTGCGGTGCACTGCTCCTCGCCTCT TGCCATGGCTTGTAGCAGCAAATCCAGTAAATTATGGTCGGCCATGTCAGCTATCATGTGTAGAGGCCTTATCTGCTGCTTTAATAATATG TGGGGAAGATGAATCAGCAGATCTGTTGCTTGACAAGTTCAAATGGGGCCATGCTTTTTTGTCCCTGAACCG GGAATTACTGAAGGCGTACTCCAAATGCCAAAATAGTGTTGATATTATTGCTGTTCAAAATGCTTGGCTGTCACAAGAGAGTCAGATTCCAAGGGCCCCTGCTGATACTAAAG TTGAGAGTGAGGATAAAGGCTCCTCTGATTCTGAAGATGGCCTTCCACCTCTTGAAAAAAATATGAACCATTTGAACTTGGTAAATAGTGATGAGGAAAGTGAGTAG
- the LOC112733277 gene encoding uncharacterized protein isoform X3: MTKPKIKLAMWDFGQCDIKRCTGRKLSRLGMLKELRVSNGFGGIVLSPVGKQCVSREDSSLIKLKGLAVVDCSWARLDDVPFVRLRCTAPRLLPWLVAANPVNYGRPCQLSCVEALSAALIICGEDESADLLLDKFKWGHAFLSLNRELLKAYSKCQNSVDIIAVQNAWLSQESQIPRAPADTKVESEDKGSSDSEDGLPPLEKNMNHLNLVNSDEESE; this comes from the exons ATGACGAAACCCAAAATAAAGCTTGCAATGTGG GATTTTGGGCAATGTGATATCAAAAGATGCACAGGTCGCAAGTTATCAAGACTGGGTATGTTAAAG GAGTTACGAGTTAGTAATGGATTTGGAGGCATTGTTTTAAG TCCTGTTGGAAAGCAATGTGTCTCAAGAGAAGATTCCTCTTTAATAAAGCTGAAAGGATTGGCTGTTGTGGATTGCTCTTGGGCACGCTTAGATGATGTGCCTTTTGTGAGGCTGCGGTGCACTGCTCCTCGCCTCT TGCCATGGCTTGTAGCAGCAAATCCAGTAAATTATGGTCGGCCATGTCAGCTATCATGTGTAGAGGCCTTATCTGCTGCTTTAATAATATG TGGGGAAGATGAATCAGCAGATCTGTTGCTTGACAAGTTCAAATGGGGCCATGCTTTTTTGTCCCTGAACCG GGAATTACTGAAGGCGTACTCCAAATGCCAAAATAGTGTTGATATTATTGCTGTTCAAAATGCTTGGCTGTCACAAGAGAGTCAGATTCCAAGGGCCCCTGCTGATACTAAAG TTGAGAGTGAGGATAAAGGCTCCTCTGATTCTGAAGATGGCCTTCCACCTCTTGAAAAAAATATGAACCATTTGAACTTGGTAAATAGTGATGAGGAAAGTGAGTAG